The genomic region CGGCTATCTCCCCCAGGAAGCGTCGATCTTCCAGAAGCTCACGGTGGAACAGAACGTGATGGCGATCCTCGAGACGATCAGGATGTCGCGGCAGCAGCGGCGCGACCGCCTGGAGGAGTTGCTCGACGAACTGTCCATCAAGCACCTTCGGGCGAACAAGGCCTATTCGCTCTCCGGGGGAGAGCGGCGGCGGCTGGAGATCACCCGGGCGTTGGCGACCCGGCCCAAGTTCCTGCTGCTCGATGAACCCTTCACCGGGGTCGATCCGATCGCGATCGACGACATCCAGCGGATCGTGCGGGGCCTCCGGGACAAGGGTCTGGGGGTGCTCATCACCGATCACAACGTGCGCGAGACGCTGTCGATCACGGATCGCGCCTACCTCCTGTTCGAAGGCAAGATCCTGGTGCAGGGCGAGGCGGATCACCTCGTGAACGATCCGGAAGCCCGGCAACTGTACCTCGGGGAGGACTTCAGGCTCTGACCATGGCATCGGGACGGCCGAATCTCGCCGCGGGCCTCCACCTGCGGCAGGAGCAGAAGGCGCAGCCTCGCCTCTACCAGGCGATGGACCTTCTGCACATGCCGCTGCTCGACCTTCAGAGCCACCTGAGAGAAGCGCTCGTCGACAACCCGTTCCTCGACCTCGTGGAACCCGGCGACGAGCCGGCCGACCCTGTCGACGCCCCGCCCGATTCGCTGGCCGATGTGGGAGACGACCCCGGGGAGGAGTCGGAGGAGGCGGAGGCGGCGGAGGCGTCGGAGGAGGTGGACTGGGAGGACATCCTTCTCGACGACTACGATGCGGGCGGGCGGCGGGAGGAATACGGGGACCGGGAGTACTACGCGCCCACGGCGGCCGCCGCTCAGACGCTCTGGGATCACCTCCACGAGCAGTTGAACCTCCTCCGTCTCGGCGAGCGTGAACTGCGGATCGGTGAAGAGATCATCGGCAACGTGGACCGCGACGGATTCCTCTCGTGCTCGCTCGACCGGATTGTCGAAGCGCTG from Candidatus Palauibacter australiensis harbors:
- the lptB gene encoding LPS export ABC transporter ATP-binding protein gives rise to the protein MSSVLRAEGLVRSFKRRCVVNQVEIEVRQGEVVGLLGPNGAGKTTTFYMIVGLLKADEGRVYLDSDELTSWPMYRRARAGIGYLPQEASIFQKLTVEQNVMAILETIRMSRQQRRDRLEELLDELSIKHLRANKAYSLSGGERRRLEITRALATRPKFLLLDEPFTGVDPIAIDDIQRIVRGLRDKGLGVLITDHNVRETLSITDRAYLLFEGKILVQGEADHLVNDPEARQLYLGEDFRL